A region of the bacterium genome:
ATGATTATGGAGATAGGGTGGCTTCTGGAATTTATATATATGTAGTTAATGCCGACGGTAGTAAGAAAACAGGAAAGCTTGCAGTTATAAAATAGGTAGTGTAGGGGTTTATCCCCGTAAAAACTACGCCCATAAAGGGCTACACTACATTTTATTATTTATGGACTTTTGAGATTAAGACGAGTCCTAAAATTCCGAATATAAGATTGGCAAACCAGGCAGCTAAAATAGGTGGCAAGATGTGGTTCTCTCCAATTGCTTTACCTACCGAGAACATCTGCCAGTAGAAAAAACAGATAAATAGACTGAGAGCAAATCCTCTTACCTTTCCACTCCTTGAAGTTTGCAAAGCAAAAGGAATACCCACGAGCATAATTATGAAACAGGAGAAGGGAAAGGATATTTTTGAGTGTAGCGCCACTTTTTCATTAATTGCGGGAATGCCATTTTTGGTTAGCTTTGCAATATAGTCTCTCAGCTCGAAATAGTTCATTTCACCAGGTTTTTTCTGCTTGCGCAAGAAATGGTCCAGGCGTTCCGGCAAATGGAAAATTCTTTCCTTAAATTTCTCTTCTCTTATTGTTCCTCCCTGCTCATGATTAAACTGGCGGAAAACTCCCTCATAAAATATCCAGTAATTGCCTTTCCATACGGCTTCTTTGGCATAGATTTGATTTATTAGAGCAGAGTTTTTGTCGAATTGGTCAACCGATACTCCTTTCATTAACTTCTTCTCTCCGTCGAGAAACTTTATGGTGTACATCCTTCCTTGTTCCCCGGCTATCACCAGGTTGTCCTGCTGTTGATAGTTTCTAATTTTTCGGTGTTTCACTTTTACGTTGTAGACGTAATCTACTTTTTGATTGGCGTAAGGCACGACGACTTCACTGAACAAGAGAGAGTCCATAACCAGGAACAGGCAGAGAACTAACAGAGGAGATAGAATTCTGTATAGGCTTATTCCGGAGGCTTTCATAGCTGTAAGTTCGTTATGGCGGGCAAGTCCTCCCAGAGAGAAAAGAGTGGCCAGAAGGACTGCTACGGGAAATGTCTGAACCAGCCATTCAGGTATTCGCCAGACGAGATATTCTGCACAAACCAGGAAGGGAGTTCCCAGGTCAATCCATTTGTGAAGCTGGTAAAATAATTCAGAAATTATCAAGAGAGAAGCAAAAGCAGTCACTCCCAGGAGAAATGGTTTCAAGAATTCATTTAATATGTAACGAGTTAAAATACGCATTTGTGTTTTCAATGAAATTGGATTTCCGGAGACTGGTCTGATTATGTTTGGAGTCCTTGCGAAAGCAAGGTTATTCCTCCCTTTCGGGAGGACTCCAGATTCAACTCTTTTTTGGGCGGCCACGGAGTGCCGCCCCTACATTGACGCGGAGCTTTCGCTCCGCTACTCCTTTCATTTATTTTGCCGTTCTGTAAATCATCCAGGTGCCGGCTATCCCTATTATCAAATTTGGCACCCACACACCGAAGAGGGGAGGGGTGATTCCCTTTTCTCCCAGGGTAATCCCTTCCACCAGGAGAAACCAGTATAACAGAAACAGGCCCAGGCTCAAGCTAAATCCAATCGATTTCCCCCCCTTGCGCGCTTTTATTCCCAGAGGAATTCCGATTAAGCAGAAAACGAATGAAGCAAAAGCCAGGGACCTACGTTGATGGTATTCCACTTCTAATGAATGAGTAGGGATATTATCTCGCTTCAGTTTTCTTATTTCCTGTAGAAGCTCGGATTTTTCCATCTGTCTGATTCGTTTCGCCGTGGGCGGCGGAGTCTGGGTGAGGTCGAGTGAAATATCGTAATTCTTAAAATAAGTTATGCTGTACTTATCGGGGTCATCTTTATCTTTCTGTTGGATGCTCCCATCAAATAACCGGAAAACTACGCGTTTTTCATTCGACACCATATTTCCGTGTTGGGCTGTGA
Encoded here:
- the lptG gene encoding LPS export ABC transporter permease LptG — translated: MRILTRYILNEFLKPFLLGVTAFASLLIISELFYQLHKWIDLGTPFLVCAEYLVWRIPEWLVQTFPVAVLLATLFSLGGLARHNELTAMKASGISLYRILSPLLVLCLFLVMDSLLFSEVVVPYANQKVDYVYNVKVKHRKIRNYQQQDNLVIAGEQGRMYTIKFLDGEKKLMKGVSVDQFDKNSALINQIYAKEAVWKGNYWIFYEGVFRQFNHEQGGTIREEKFKERIFHLPERLDHFLRKQKKPGEMNYFELRDYIAKLTKNGIPAINEKVALHSKISFPFSCFIIMLVGIPFALQTSRSGKVRGFALSLFICFFYWQMFSVGKAIGENHILPPILAAWFANLIFGILGLVLISKVHK